The Desmonostoc muscorum LEGE 12446 genome includes a region encoding these proteins:
- a CDS encoding NAD(P)H-quinone oxidoreductase subunit F, with protein MAQFLLETVWLVPCYALIGGLLAVPWSPGIIRKTGPRPAGYVNLVMTFFALVHSAIALQATWNYPPQEVFIPWLSTAGLDLTIALDISSISVGALVVITGLNLLAQIYAIGYMEMDWGWGRFYSLLGLFEAGLCALVLCNNLFFSYVILEILTLGTYLLVGLWFSQPLVVTGARDAFLTKRVGDLFLLMGVLGLWPLAETWNYTELAEWASTANVNPTVIGLVSLALIAGPMGKCAQFPLHLWLDEAMEGPVPSTILRNSVVVASGAWVLIKLQPVLSLSPLVSSAMVGIGAVTALGASLIAIAQIDMKRCQSYSVSAYMGLVFIAVGVQQDEAALLLVLTHALSAALLVMSTGGIIWNSITQDVTQMGGLWKRRPISGIAFIVGSLGLIGFPPLGSFWALMELADGLWETQPWLVGVIIAVNALTAVSLTREFALLFGGKATQMTERSPEAHWPMILPMMILLGFNLHLPFILQNLSLIPDWASLNKDVALLLNWSSIFGCTITGVIYFSNIPKPIRLPWKGLQDLIAYDFYTPNIYRMTIIFSVAKISQLADTIDRFVVDGIVNLVGLFSLLGGESLKYSTSGQTQFYAFTVLLGVGALGMWVSWPFWGVQFLDLIF; from the coding sequence ATGGCTCAGTTTCTACTAGAGACTGTTTGGCTAGTTCCGTGCTATGCCTTAATAGGTGGGTTGTTAGCGGTGCCTTGGTCACCGGGGATAATTCGGAAAACAGGACCAAGACCAGCGGGCTATGTCAACTTGGTAATGACATTTTTCGCTCTTGTACATAGTGCGATCGCTTTACAAGCAACTTGGAACTATCCACCCCAAGAAGTATTTATCCCTTGGTTATCTACCGCTGGTTTAGACTTGACCATCGCTTTGGATATTTCTTCCATTAGTGTCGGCGCTTTAGTCGTGATCACTGGCTTGAATTTGCTGGCGCAGATTTATGCCATCGGTTACATGGAAATGGATTGGGGTTGGGGACGCTTCTATTCCCTATTGGGATTATTTGAAGCAGGACTTTGCGCCCTTGTTCTGTGTAATAACTTGTTCTTCAGCTATGTAATTTTGGAAATTCTGACGCTGGGAACGTACCTGTTAGTCGGTTTATGGTTTAGTCAGCCTTTGGTTGTCACAGGTGCAAGAGATGCTTTCTTAACCAAACGGGTGGGAGACTTATTCTTGCTGATGGGTGTGTTGGGGTTATGGCCTCTAGCTGAAACTTGGAATTACACAGAATTAGCGGAGTGGGCGAGTACAGCCAATGTCAACCCAACAGTAATCGGATTGGTGAGTTTAGCTTTAATTGCGGGACCGATGGGTAAATGTGCCCAGTTCCCGTTGCATCTGTGGTTGGATGAGGCGATGGAAGGCCCTGTTCCCAGTACGATTTTGCGGAATTCGGTAGTAGTTGCTAGTGGTGCATGGGTGTTGATTAAACTGCAACCGGTGTTAAGCCTGTCGCCTTTAGTTTCCTCAGCAATGGTAGGGATTGGTGCAGTGACGGCGCTTGGTGCTTCGTTAATAGCGATCGCTCAAATCGATATGAAACGCTGTCAATCTTATTCTGTCAGTGCATACATGGGTTTAGTATTCATCGCTGTGGGAGTGCAACAAGACGAAGCAGCACTATTGTTAGTCCTCACCCACGCCCTCTCCGCAGCACTATTGGTAATGAGTACTGGGGGAATTATCTGGAATAGCATCACCCAAGACGTAACCCAAATGGGTGGACTGTGGAAACGTCGCCCAATTTCCGGAATCGCCTTTATTGTCGGCAGTTTGGGGTTAATTGGTTTTCCACCACTAGGTAGCTTTTGGGCGCTGATGGAATTAGCAGATGGGTTGTGGGAAACTCAACCTTGGTTAGTGGGAGTCATAATCGCGGTAAATGCTTTGACAGCCGTGAGTTTAACCAGAGAATTCGCTTTACTTTTTGGCGGTAAAGCTACACAAATGACAGAGCGATCGCCTGAAGCTCACTGGCCGATGATTCTGCCGATGATGATTCTACTTGGCTTTAATCTACATCTTCCTTTCATCTTGCAAAACTTATCACTTATACCAGATTGGGCAAGCCTAAATAAAGATGTCGCACTACTTTTAAATTGGTCGAGTATTTTCGGTTGCACTATCACTGGTGTGATTTATTTCAGCAATATTCCCAAACCGATTCGTTTGCCTTGGAAAGGTCTACAAGACTTAATCGCATACGATTTTTACACACCTAATATTTATCGGATGACGATTATTTTCAGCGTTGCCAAAATTTCCCAACTTGCCGATACAATTGACCGCTTTGTAGTCGATGGCATTGTTAATTTGGTTGGTTTATTTTCCCTCTTGGGTGGCGAAAGTCTCAAGTACAGCACCTCTGGTCAAACCCAGTTTTATGCCTTCACCGTGCTTTTAGGAGTGGGTGCTTTAGGAATGTGGGTTAGTTGGCCATTTTGGGGAGTACAGTTTTTAGATTTGATTTTCTAA
- a CDS encoding carbonic anhydrase: MSVQHPQINVSRRNLLKFGAGAIGTGVVTVGLASNLVAPEKSLAQESPAKEDDITPDKALQELLDGNDRFVKSKRKNPHQSYSRLAEVAKGQKPFASILGCADSRVPSEIVFDQGLGDLFVCRIAGNIATSEEIGSLEFGSLVLGSKVILVLGHERCGAVDATIKGAQVPGRIGSLIEAIRLGVERSKDKPGDRLENAAKANILVQVETLKSSSVLSELINGGKLKIVGGYYDLDTGKVSLVS; the protein is encoded by the coding sequence ATGAGCGTACAACATCCCCAAATCAATGTTTCTAGAAGAAATTTACTGAAGTTTGGTGCAGGTGCGATCGGTACAGGTGTGGTAACAGTTGGACTTGCTTCCAACTTAGTTGCACCCGAAAAATCGTTAGCACAAGAATCTCCCGCAAAAGAAGATGACATAACTCCTGATAAAGCATTGCAAGAGTTACTAGATGGCAATGATAGGTTTGTTAAAAGCAAACGTAAAAACCCCCACCAAAGTTATTCACGTTTAGCCGAAGTTGCCAAAGGTCAAAAACCCTTTGCTTCGATTCTAGGTTGTGCAGATTCACGAGTTCCTTCAGAAATTGTTTTTGACCAAGGACTGGGAGATTTATTTGTCTGCCGTATAGCTGGGAATATTGCCACATCAGAAGAAATTGGTAGTCTAGAATTTGGCAGTTTAGTATTAGGTTCAAAAGTGATTTTGGTGCTGGGACATGAAAGATGTGGTGCTGTAGATGCCACAATCAAAGGCGCTCAAGTCCCAGGAAGAATTGGGAGTTTAATTGAAGCGATAAGACTAGGTGTAGAAAGGTCTAAAGACAAACCAGGCGATCGCTTAGAAAACGCTGCTAAAGCCAATATTTTGGTGCAAGTTGAAACGTTGAAATCATCATCAGTTTTATCTGAGTTAATTAATGGAGGCAAACTCAAGATAGTTGGTGGCTACTACGATTTGGATACTGGTAAAGTCAGCCTGGTTAGTTAG
- a CDS encoding NADH-quinone oxidoreductase subunit M, translating to MLSVLIWLPILAAILIAVLPANIPNNRIRLAALYFSGIVFAWNIAILLKFDISNPGMQFKEYLPWNETLGLSYQLGVDGLSILMLVLNSLLTWIAIYSSSKETERPRLFYSMILLVSGGVAGAFLAENLLLFFLFYELELIPFYLLISIWGGQKRAYAGIKFLIYTAVSGALILATFLGMVWLSGSTNFAFDAVSTENLSTAKQILLLAGIVVGFGIKIPLVPFHTWLPDAYVEASAPIAILLGGVLAKLGTYGLLRFGLGMFPNAWSIIAPTLAIWGAISAIYGAVVAIAQKDIKRMVAYSSIGHMGYVLLASAASTSLALVGAVAQMFSHGIILAILFHLVGVVEAKVGTRELDKLNGLMSPIRGLPLISALLVLSGMASAGIPGLTGFIAEFIVFQGSFSVFPISTILCVVASGLTAVYFVILLNRTCFGRLDNLAYYPKVLWSEKIPALILAAFIIFLGIQPTWLVRWSESTTTTMVAAIPSIEKTTNSQVALEYNQESEFRIQNSEYSTHKAIEF from the coding sequence ATGTTAAGTGTTTTAATTTGGCTACCAATTCTTGCTGCTATATTGATAGCAGTATTACCTGCAAATATCCCTAATAATCGCATTCGTTTAGCAGCACTATACTTTTCCGGAATAGTTTTTGCATGGAACATTGCTATCCTGTTGAAATTTGATATCAGCAATCCCGGAATGCAATTCAAAGAGTATTTACCCTGGAATGAAACTCTGGGTTTGAGTTATCAATTAGGTGTTGATGGGCTTTCTATATTAATGTTGGTGTTAAATAGCCTGCTCACCTGGATTGCTATTTACAGCAGCAGTAAAGAAACTGAACGTCCCCGGCTGTTCTACTCGATGATTTTATTAGTGAGTGGAGGAGTTGCAGGTGCTTTCTTAGCAGAAAATTTACTCCTATTTTTCTTGTTCTACGAACTAGAATTAATTCCCTTCTACTTACTAATATCTATTTGGGGAGGGCAAAAACGGGCTTATGCTGGAATTAAATTCCTGATTTATACTGCTGTTTCGGGAGCATTAATTCTGGCGACATTCTTAGGGATGGTGTGGTTGAGTGGTTCTACCAATTTTGCTTTTGATGCAGTCTCTACAGAAAACCTCTCAACAGCAAAACAAATCCTTTTACTAGCAGGAATAGTAGTAGGTTTTGGCATCAAAATTCCTTTAGTTCCCTTCCATACTTGGTTACCGGATGCTTATGTTGAAGCTTCAGCGCCAATTGCCATACTTCTGGGCGGCGTTTTAGCAAAGCTGGGAACCTATGGACTGTTGCGATTTGGGTTGGGTATGTTTCCCAATGCTTGGAGTATTATTGCACCGACTTTGGCAATTTGGGGAGCAATTAGCGCTATCTATGGAGCGGTAGTTGCGATCGCTCAAAAAGATATCAAGCGCATGGTAGCATACAGTTCCATCGGTCACATGGGTTATGTATTGTTAGCTAGTGCCGCTAGCACTTCCCTAGCGCTTGTTGGTGCAGTCGCCCAAATGTTCAGCCACGGTATCATCCTGGCCATCCTCTTTCATTTGGTGGGAGTCGTGGAAGCCAAAGTCGGCACCCGCGAGTTAGATAAACTCAATGGTTTAATGAGTCCCATCCGTGGTTTACCCCTAATTAGTGCTTTACTCGTTTTAAGTGGTATGGCTAGCGCAGGTATTCCCGGTTTAACAGGATTTATCGCTGAATTTATCGTCTTTCAAGGCAGCTTTTCTGTCTTTCCCATCTCAACAATTTTGTGTGTAGTAGCTAGTGGCTTAACCGCAGTTTATTTTGTCATTCTTCTCAACCGCACATGTTTTGGCAGACTTGATAACTTAGCCTATTATCCCAAAGTCCTTTGGTCTGAGAAAATCCCAGCTTTAATTTTGGCAGCTTTTATCATCTTTTTGGGAATACAACCCACTTGGTTAGTACGTTGGAGTGAATCCACAACTACAACAATGGTAGCTGCAATTCCCTCCATAGAAAAAACCACCAACTCTCAAGTAGCACTGGAGTATAATCAGGAGTCAGAATTCAGAATTCAGAATTCAGAATACTCTACTCACAAAGCGATAGAGTTTTAA
- a CDS encoding CDP-alcohol phosphatidyltransferase family protein, giving the protein MNLTLVPSGLVLFRFLISPFLLWDALDGKTSVWFIVGFVAAFLSDIFDGIIARRLNVSNAQLRQADSWADVCLFSCIFISAWLIHRDILIAYRVPLLIVVFVQIVWWVVNLVKYGKPASYHTYSAKFWGITLFIAIIALFGFSYAGVTLWITCIAGTIYSVEEIAMTLILPVWTHDVLSIFHALNIRQELITPITDYHDSN; this is encoded by the coding sequence ATGAATCTCACATTAGTTCCCAGTGGTCTTGTTTTATTTCGCTTTTTAATATCTCCATTCCTCTTGTGGGATGCCTTAGATGGTAAAACTAGTGTTTGGTTCATCGTTGGTTTTGTAGCAGCCTTCCTCTCAGATATTTTCGATGGCATTATTGCCCGACGACTAAATGTTAGTAATGCCCAGTTGCGGCAAGCCGACAGTTGGGCTGATGTCTGCCTTTTTAGCTGTATCTTCATCAGTGCGTGGCTAATACATCGAGATATTTTGATTGCTTACCGTGTCCCTTTGTTGATAGTTGTTTTTGTGCAAATCGTGTGGTGGGTGGTGAATTTAGTCAAATATGGTAAACCCGCCAGCTATCACACCTACTCGGCAAAATTTTGGGGAATCACTCTTTTTATTGCCATTATTGCCCTGTTTGGCTTTAGTTATGCCGGAGTCACTTTATGGATAACTTGTATCGCTGGGACAATTTACAGCGTTGAAGAAATCGCCATGACGCTAATCTTGCCAGTTTGGACACATGATGTTTTAAGCATTTTTCATGCCTTGAATATTCGTCAAGAATTAATAACACCAATTACCGACTACCATGACAGCAATTAA
- a CDS encoding CO2 hydration protein codes for MTAIKTATKLPPSRHEFSEVIHRLEAGGAMLPDTPENLMQIIGLYKAYAVPMDFYWRDLLYIAENVFLDPLPFFKYFLPKEYLDLHNHYAGDDADLRIWRGEATAHPELLAFIEKGETFKMPKLLHHLFHDRINMEFAEACMRAMLWHRGMGGQFDPYLDSAEYKANADKAIKAYFQGNPVMLGLYKLFPDMFLEQCRQMSYYANLGLFWEVMAPVFFEMSDRYDEGTISSVPEAMNFLVNGIFAIAGRPIYHHVYIRGKCYEIIPKSKGFMWLYEAALPYVEAVFYRTAPFRGTKSYNAQARQVPEDQKDFHFGILYADVFPVGTAGIPPTLLMQDMLHFLPPYLVDYYSQHCRGEEDMLIQLGVSFQRSMYCVTSAVIQALRTALLYPLDDPNPKHLQANREFFEMQLNRFTRPEYNIRDAARLGSIQSQDYR; via the coding sequence ATGACAGCAATTAAAACAGCGACTAAATTACCTCCTTCCAGACATGAATTTTCTGAAGTAATTCATCGCCTAGAAGCAGGCGGGGCAATGTTACCCGATACCCCAGAAAATTTGATGCAAATCATCGGGTTATACAAAGCTTATGCTGTGCCGATGGACTTTTATTGGCGTGACTTACTTTATATTGCTGAAAACGTATTTTTAGACCCATTGCCTTTCTTTAAATACTTCTTGCCCAAAGAGTATTTAGACCTACATAATCATTACGCTGGTGATGATGCCGATTTGCGAATTTGGCGCGGTGAAGCCACAGCCCATCCAGAACTTTTGGCATTTATAGAGAAAGGTGAAACTTTCAAAATGCCCAAGTTATTGCATCACTTGTTCCACGATCGCATTAATATGGAATTTGCCGAAGCTTGTATGCGGGCGATGTTGTGGCACCGGGGTATGGGCGGGCAATTTGACCCCTACCTAGATTCAGCAGAATACAAAGCCAACGCCGATAAAGCAATTAAAGCTTACTTCCAAGGCAACCCAGTGATGCTGGGGCTTTACAAGCTGTTCCCTGATATGTTTTTGGAACAGTGCCGCCAGATGTCATACTACGCCAATCTGGGTTTGTTCTGGGAAGTCATGGCGCCGGTGTTTTTTGAAATGTCCGACAGGTATGACGAAGGCACTATTAGCAGCGTCCCGGAGGCAATGAACTTCCTAGTTAATGGTATATTTGCGATCGCAGGTCGTCCCATTTACCATCACGTTTATATTCGTGGCAAATGCTACGAAATTATCCCCAAATCCAAGGGTTTCATGTGGCTGTATGAAGCAGCGTTACCCTATGTGGAAGCTGTTTTCTACCGCACCGCACCTTTCCGAGGGACAAAATCTTATAATGCTCAAGCACGTCAAGTACCAGAAGACCAAAAAGACTTTCACTTTGGCATTCTTTACGCTGATGTATTTCCAGTAGGTACTGCTGGCATTCCCCCCACATTATTAATGCAAGATATGTTGCATTTTTTGCCACCATATCTTGTTGATTATTACAGCCAACATTGCCGGGGTGAAGAAGATATGTTGATTCAGTTAGGAGTTAGTTTTCAACGTTCAATGTATTGTGTTACTTCTGCGGTAATTCAAGCCTTGCGAACTGCACTTTTATATCCATTAGATGACCCAAATCCCAAGCATTTACAAGCTAATCGAGAATTCTTTGAAATGCAGTTAAATCGCTTTACTCGTCCCGAATATAACATTCGTGATGCTGCGCGTTTGGGGAGTATTCAAAGTCAAGATTATCGATAA
- a CDS encoding PAS domain S-box protein, translated as MDAQKIKILLVDYNLENLDFLSDILQDQGYQVQSLIYGQLAINTALPCPPDLILLNVIMPDIDGYEVCHQLKDHYKTPNIPIVFFGTSDELCQKINVFDFNDVDYITQPFKPKEVLFRIQNQLNIQRLKKQLKEEIQERQRLRVELNIRNRQTQEIFPEISVKKALPTNFKILEESGIKLRTHNLVLTQLAQNQTLYQGDLKAALSAITETATQNIGVERASVWLYDETMTKIQCLDLFQASQNQHSEGVSLSVTDYPAYFAALQQDQLIVTDNAHIDPRTKEFSASYSRLGITSILDTPIRLEGKTVGVLCLEAVGGVHSWTLEDQNFARSLGNLASLVMEVRSRQRAEAARRASEKKLASAFRSSPDPIALITVPDKRYIEVNDSFCRFFGYSRSQVIDRTDGELNIWANPEEYNLLTQILQQTKAIRNHEVDVRTCSGEIRTTLFSAEMIDIDGQWYVLGTAKDITERKQAENESRLLLLTTQAITRASDVSNALGVVLGLICQTIGWDFGEAWIPNEDGTVLEHSLGWYGEENSLEEFCHQSKSVKFPLGVGLPGRVWQNQEAEWIEDVSQVREPIFLRSPQAANVGLKAGFGVPILAGDEVLAVLVFFKHSSVLIDRRLLLLVSAVAAQLGGLIKRKRVEQQLGLVNERLQYLLTSSPVVIYSSKTSEDFSTTFISKNVRAMVGYEAQEFIENSNFWLDRVHPEDVELISKKFSQLVEQEYKSYEYRWLHADGTYHWFYEKMRLIRDEAGNPIECVGYWADISDRKLAELALQEGRQRYQLLAEASPACIFYTDVEGNVLYFNQRWSEITGCTVEESLGTGWANAIHPDDREQLLIAWNQARTFGSKYKYEHRFWHKNGTIIWVICQALPEFGEDGEIKGYIGMITDITEIKLAEEALRESAERERAIAEVIQRMRQTLDLETIFAATTQELRQVLNCDRVAVYRFNGNWSGEFISESVAEGWISLIEEQKNDPRLTENVLENGRCLTKILDGADNQGQDTFFQGVYTQDASFRSIPDIYNAGFRPSYIKLLERFQAKAYIIVPILSGNHLWGLLASYQNSDLRQWKPEEVNIVVQISNQLGVALQQAQLLAQMQKQSQALQEAVIVADAANRAKSEFLANMSHELRTPLNAILGFTQLMSHDGALSTEHQQNLAIINRAGEHLLNLINDILEMSKIEAGRITLNLGSFDLIRLLENLEEMLRFRATSKGLELVFEYTSDLPQFVQADESKLRQVLLNILGNAIKFTDTGRVTLRVGMGTGDWGLGTGDWEAKGGKLHKSFSCAQSPIPNPQSLIFEIQDTGCGIAPEEINLLFEAFGQTETGRKSQQGTGLGLAISRKYVQLMGGDISVTSTVGEGSRFAFDIQISIAAASEVHIKQMRRRISSLAPAQNECRILVVDDVKDSRLVLIKILTSIGFVVEEAANGQEAIALWQQWQPHLILMDMRMPIMNGYEATKEIKAREHRQISVDEHLCREKIAIQNLSCAGTAPKVRSKIKNRKTIIIALTAHAFEEQREAMIEAGCDDFINKPFREEELLEKLRKYLGVQYIYQEEIYQTQNRNQEGAESMLMLTDLAPLISAMSPEWVKQVYKAAAQCSDDLILELIEQIPFENAALRNCLTDLAQNFQFEKIMELTSIASGKKSANT; from the coding sequence ATGGATGCTCAAAAAATCAAAATTTTATTAGTTGATTATAACTTAGAGAATTTGGATTTTTTATCAGATATCCTTCAAGACCAAGGTTATCAAGTGCAAAGTCTTATTTATGGACAACTGGCAATCAATACAGCGCTTCCTTGTCCTCCTGATTTAATTTTGCTAAATGTTATTATGCCAGACATAGATGGTTATGAAGTTTGCCATCAGTTGAAAGATCACTACAAAACTCCAAATATTCCGATAGTTTTTTTTGGCACTTCAGATGAATTATGTCAAAAAATCAACGTCTTTGATTTTAACGATGTTGATTATATTACTCAACCATTCAAACCTAAAGAAGTTTTATTCCGCATCCAAAATCAACTCAATATTCAAAGACTAAAAAAACAGTTAAAAGAAGAGATTCAAGAACGTCAGCGCCTGAGAGTTGAGTTAAATATTCGCAATAGACAAACACAAGAAATTTTTCCAGAAATTAGCGTTAAGAAAGCTTTACCAACAAATTTTAAAATTCTGGAAGAAAGTGGGATTAAGCTCCGCACTCATAACTTAGTACTAACACAATTAGCACAAAATCAAACGCTTTATCAGGGTGATTTGAAAGCAGCCTTGAGTGCGATTACAGAAACAGCCACCCAAAATATTGGAGTGGAACGAGCCAGTGTGTGGCTGTATGACGAAACAATGACAAAAATCCAGTGTCTTGACCTATTTCAGGCGAGTCAGAATCAACATAGCGAAGGAGTTTCCTTATCGGTAACAGACTATCCAGCTTATTTTGCAGCTTTGCAGCAAGACCAGCTAATTGTCACAGATAATGCCCACATTGATCCTAGAACGAAAGAATTTTCGGCGTCTTATTCAAGATTAGGCATCACTTCCATACTCGATACACCCATCAGGTTGGAGGGAAAAACAGTAGGAGTTTTATGTCTGGAAGCGGTGGGGGGTGTCCATTCTTGGACATTAGAAGATCAAAATTTTGCTCGTTCTCTGGGAAATTTAGCCTCTCTGGTAATGGAAGTACGCTCCCGCCAACGCGCAGAAGCGGCGCGACGCGCTTCTGAAAAAAAGTTAGCATCAGCTTTTCGCTCATCTCCCGATCCAATTGCTTTAATTACTGTTCCTGACAAACGCTATATCGAAGTTAACGACAGCTTTTGTCGGTTTTTTGGTTATTCTCGTTCTCAAGTGATCGATCGCACCGATGGAGAATTGAATATTTGGGCAAATCCAGAAGAATATAATCTCCTCACCCAGATCCTGCAACAAACTAAAGCCATTCGCAACCACGAAGTTGATGTTCGCACTTGTTCCGGAGAAATCAGGACGACCTTGTTTAGTGCGGAAATGATCGACATTGACGGACAATGGTATGTGCTAGGCACCGCCAAAGATATTACTGAACGCAAGCAAGCAGAAAATGAAAGCCGTTTGTTGCTGTTAACAACCCAAGCCATCACTCGCGCCAGTGATGTCAGCAACGCCTTAGGAGTGGTCTTGGGGTTAATTTGTCAGACCATTGGCTGGGATTTTGGGGAAGCCTGGATACCCAATGAAGATGGCACCGTTTTAGAACACAGTCTGGGTTGGTATGGAGAGGAAAACAGTTTAGAAGAATTCTGCCACCAAAGCAAAAGTGTTAAATTCCCTTTAGGAGTGGGACTACCAGGGCGAGTTTGGCAGAACCAGGAGGCAGAATGGATAGAGGATGTTTCCCAAGTGAGAGAGCCGATTTTTTTGCGATCGCCACAAGCCGCAAATGTCGGATTAAAAGCTGGTTTTGGCGTTCCTATCTTGGCTGGTGACGAAGTATTAGCTGTTTTAGTATTTTTTAAACATAGTTCAGTATTAATTGATCGGCGTTTGCTCTTACTAGTAAGTGCTGTTGCTGCTCAGTTGGGTGGGTTAATTAAGCGCAAACGCGTTGAACAACAACTGGGTTTAGTCAATGAACGTCTACAATATCTGCTCACTTCTAGTCCTGTAGTTATTTATAGCAGCAAAACATCAGAAGACTTTAGCACTACTTTTATTAGTAAGAATGTTAGAGCAATGGTTGGTTACGAAGCGCAGGAATTTATTGAGAATTCTAATTTTTGGCTCGATCGCGTCCACCCAGAAGATGTTGAACTAATTTCCAAAAAATTTTCTCAGTTAGTTGAGCAGGAGTACAAATCCTACGAATATCGGTGGTTACACGCTGACGGAACTTATCATTGGTTCTACGAAAAGATGAGATTAATTCGTGACGAAGCTGGTAATCCCATAGAATGCGTTGGTTATTGGGCAGATATCAGCGATCGCAAGTTGGCAGAATTGGCTTTGCAGGAAGGTAGACAGCGATATCAACTTTTAGCAGAAGCTTCGCCAGCTTGTATATTTTATACTGATGTTGAAGGTAATGTATTATATTTTAATCAACGCTGGAGTGAAATTACTGGTTGCACCGTCGAAGAATCTCTGGGTACAGGTTGGGCAAATGCCATACATCCAGATGACCGCGAGCAGCTGTTAATAGCATGGAATCAAGCAAGAACATTTGGCAGTAAATATAAATACGAACATCGCTTCTGGCATAAAAATGGCACAATCATCTGGGTAATTTGTCAGGCTTTGCCCGAATTTGGAGAAGATGGAGAAATTAAAGGCTACATCGGTATGATTACAGATATTACCGAGATAAAATTGGCCGAAGAAGCTTTGCGCGAGAGTGCAGAGCGAGAAAGAGCGATCGCCGAAGTGATTCAAAGGATGCGTCAAACACTGGATTTAGAGACTATATTTGCCGCCACAACCCAAGAATTACGGCAAGTACTTAATTGCGATCGGGTTGCTGTCTATCGTTTCAATGGCAACTGGAGTGGGGAATTTATTTCTGAGTCAGTAGCAGAGGGTTGGATTTCGCTGATCGAAGAACAAAAAAATGACCCCCGTCTGACAGAAAATGTCTTAGAAAATGGCCGTTGCCTAACGAAAATCTTGGATGGGGCAGATAACCAAGGGCAAGATACCTTCTTTCAAGGTGTATACACACAAGATGCAAGTTTCCGCTCCATTCCTGATATCTACAACGCTGGGTTTCGTCCCTCTTATATCAAACTCTTAGAACGCTTTCAGGCAAAAGCTTACATTATTGTGCCTATTTTATCTGGTAATCACCTTTGGGGGTTACTGGCGAGTTATCAAAATTCCGATCTCCGCCAATGGAAGCCAGAAGAAGTCAACATCGTAGTTCAAATTAGCAATCAGTTGGGAGTTGCTTTACAGCAGGCACAATTGCTCGCACAAATGCAAAAGCAATCACAAGCACTGCAAGAAGCTGTGATTGTTGCTGATGCTGCCAACCGCGCCAAAAGCGAATTCCTCGCCAACATGAGCCACGAACTACGTACCCCACTCAACGCCATCCTTGGTTTTACCCAACTCATGAGCCACGATGGTGCTTTATCTACCGAACATCAACAAAACTTAGCAATCATCAATCGTGCAGGCGAACATCTTCTCAACTTAATTAACGACATTCTGGAAATGTCTAAAATCGAAGCTGGCAGAATTACATTGAATCTGGGCAGTTTTGACTTAATTCGCCTCTTGGAAAACCTCGAAGAAATGCTGCGTTTCCGCGCCACCTCCAAAGGATTAGAATTGGTATTTGAATATACATCTGACCTGCCCCAGTTCGTACAAGCCGATGAAAGTAAACTGCGTCAAGTCTTGCTGAACATCCTGGGAAATGCAATTAAATTTACCGATACTGGGAGGGTGACGTTGCGGGTAGGGATGGGAACTGGAGATTGGGGACTGGGGACTGGGGACTGGGAAGCAAAAGGGGGAAAGCTGCATAAGTCTTTCTCTTGTGCCCAATCCCCAATCCCTAATCCCCAATCCCTAATTTTTGAGATCCAAGACACTGGTTGCGGTATTGCCCCAGAAGAAATTAACTTGTTGTTTGAAGCTTTTGGGCAAACTGAAACCGGAAGGAAATCCCAGCAGGGAACAGGACTGGGTTTAGCAATTAGCCGTAAATATGTGCAACTAATGGGGGGAGATATTAGCGTTACCAGTACTGTTGGCGAGGGGAGTAGATTTGCCTTTGATATTCAAATTAGCATAGCAGCAGCCAGTGAAGTACACATCAAGCAAATGAGACGGCGAATTTCGAGTTTAGCGCCTGCTCAAAACGAATGCCGCATCTTAGTAGTTGATGACGTTAAAGATAGCCGTTTAGTACTAATAAAAATTCTCACATCCATTGGTTTTGTTGTAGAAGAAGCTGCAAATGGTCAAGAAGCGATCGCACTTTGGCAGCAATGGCAACCACACCTCATATTAATGGATATGCGGATGCCGATTATGAACGGCTACGAAGCCACAAAAGAAATTAAAGCAAGGGAACACAGACAAATCAGCGTAGACGAGCATTTGTGCCGAGAAAAAATCGCAATCCAAAATCTAAGTTGTGCTGGAACCGCACCAAAGGTGCGATCCAAAATCAAAAATCGCAAGACTATAATTATTGCCTTAACTGCTCATGCTTTTGAGGAACAACGAGAGGCAATGATCGAAGCAGGTTGCGATGATTTTATTAACAAGCCATTCCGTGAAGAAGAATTACTAGAAAAATTGAGAAAATATTTAGGAGTCCAATATATTTATCAAGAAGAAATCTATCAGACACAAAACCGAAATCAAGAAGGAGCAGAATCAATGCTGATGCTTACAGATTTAGCTCCTCTGATATCTGCAATGTCACCTGAATGGGTGAAACAGGTGTATAAGGCCGCCGCTCAATGCAGCGACGATCTAATTTTAGAATTGATTGAGCAAATACCATTTGAAAATGCTGCACTGCGAAATTGTCTGACAGATTTAGCTCAGAATTTTCAGTTTGAGAAAATTATGGAGTTGACTAGTATCGCATCAGGCAAAAAATCGGCTAATACATAA